GCTCCCGATGGCGGGATGCTGTTCGCCCCGAACCGTGGCCACGACAGCATAGCCTGCTTCGCCATCGACCCTGACTCAGGCAGCCTCGAGAGGACGGCCATTGTGCCCTCCGAGCGCGTGCCCAGGGCGCTCAGTCTCGATCCGACCGGCCAGTTCATGTACGCCGCCGGCCTCGACTCCGGAAGGCTCGCCGCCTACAAGGTCAACAGGGCCTGGGGAGGCCTGGATCCCATCGCCGTCTACGACGTCGGCACGGAACCCATGTGGGTGCTGCCAATCAGCTTCTCCTGATTGCTGACCCTGACGCGCCGACACCTCGGGATCAAGTCGTATCTTACTTGGAAGGATGATGAGCAGATTCACTGATGCTGCTACCCAAATGGCCGATTCAGTAGAGCGATTTCATCGCCACTTCGGCATCGAAGCAAGTCGAGACGGGATCGACTATCATTCGCGGCTCACCCTGCTGATGGAAGAGGTCGGAGAACACGCCAACGCCATCAACAAGGGACATCCCGTTGAAGAGGTGCTGAAGGAGATGGCCGACATAGCCTACGTCGCCCTGGGTACCCTTGAGATGGCAGGCGACGACGGCGCACAGGCGATGATGCAGGTCGTCGACAAAAACAACAGCAAGACCACCACCACTCACAAGCTGAACCCCAACACCGGCAAGATCCTCAAATCATGATCTCCCAGAGGACACTCCCACCACCCCATCTCCCTCAGAGCCTGCCCCGTACTTGATCAATCACCAAAAGTTCGAAAGGCACCTAGATAAACTTCAGGTGCTCCGAACCCGTACAGTGCCCTACTCTACATAGAAATCAACGGCCGAACCATTGGAGGAGGAGAGGATTGACAACGGTCTCACAGGAGAAGATTGATTACGTCGAGGAAATTGCTAATCAGGGACTGCAAGTCTTGGTAGTTGAGGAAGAGTCTGCGGAGGAACTGCAGGGCGTCCTCAATGAACTTCGCAGGCAAGGATACGCTCGGATCGTTGGATTCTCGACTGCTGGAGTCCTTAGTGACATGAGCAAGGCTTGGCGATACACAGCAGTCGTACAGAAGACTGGTTCGACCGTTCGGGAAAATAAGATTCCGCGACGCTTGGGACACTAGTTCCCAAGGCTTGAAAAGGCTCCTCCTTTACGTTGCATAAACTCTGCAGTCAATTCTCTGGACCGCTGGATGTTCTAGTGAGACCCCCCCGTTTGCCCCTCGTACGTGGCCTAAGTATAATCACCTTGGCCCTGCGTGACTCGAGTTGTACAGGGCCGCTTTACAGATTAATCCCACTTCAGAGGTTGACCCAATATGGACCTTACGCTCAATGAGATTCAGACCATGCTCCAGACTTCCGCGCGAGAGTTCATGGAGGACCAGGTCCCCAAGACACGCGTACTGGAGATAGACGACAGCGAGGCCGGGTTCGACCCCAACCTCTGGGAGCAGATGTCCGAGCTTGGCTGGCCCTCCCTCGCCATCCCCGAAGAGTACGGAGGACTGGGTCAGGGATGGGTAGACCTTGGAGTCGTCTCCGAGGTCATGGGCTACTACGCCTGCCCCAGCCCGTTGCTTTCGTCGGCTGTACTTTCGGCCCAGGCGATCATGGCCGCCGGCTCCGAGGACCAGAAGCAGGCGATGCTTCCTCCCATCGCAGCCGGTCAGCAGATATTCACCCTCGCATACACCGAGCCTGACTACTCATGGTCCCCCAGATCCGTGCAGCTTCAGGCCTCCGCCAGCAACGGCGGATACGTGCTGAACGGCACCAAGCTGTTCATCCCCGACGCAAACGTCGCCGACCGCATCCTGGTCGTGGCGCGCACCTCCAACGGCGACTCGCCCGAGCAGGGACTCAGCCTGCTGGCAGTCGACCGCACCGCTCCTGGCGTGTCGGTCCGTGTCATGGACGGCTGGATCGGCCCCAAGGCGTGCGAGGTCAACTTCGAGAACGTAGCGGTCGACTCCGCTGACGTACTCGGAGAGCCCGGCGAGGCATGGGGCGCAATCGAGGCCGCGATGGACAGGGCGACTGCCGTCCTCTGTGCATTCATGGCCGGAGGCACCCAGGCCGTCTTCGACATGACCCGAGACTACAGCCAGAGTCGAATAGCCTTCGGTGTGCCCATCGGTACCTTCCAGCGTGTGCAGGACCACGTCATCGACGCGCTGACAGACGCCGACTCGGCCAAGTGGACCGCATTCGAGGCGCTGTGGCAGCTCGACGAGGGCATGGCTGACGCTCCGGTCGGAGTATCGACCGCCAAGTCGGTCGCCAGCCTCGGCTTCCCCCGGGCCTGCGACGCCGCTCACCACGTCCACGCCGGTATCGGCGCGGACCTCGAGTACGGCTTGACCCAGTACACCAAGCGCGCCCGCACTCTCCAGCACTACCTCGGCGACCACGTGTACCACAAGGCCCGCATGGCCCGCCTCCTCTCCATGGCTGGCTAGCCTGGAAGGAGTTCCATGGTAGACCTATCGCAGATCAAGGCCCTGACATTCGACGTCGGTGGCACTGTGTTCGACTGGCGAGGCACCATCGAGGCCGAAGTCACCGAACTCGCCAAGCAGCAGGGCGCTGACAGCCTGGACGTCACGGAGTTCGCCATCGACTGGCGCAGGGGCATGTTCGCCAAGCTGGCGCGCGTACGATCGCGTGAGCTCCCCTGGATGAACGCCGACGACCTCCACAGAAGCGTGCTCGACGACGTTCTGGACAAGCATACTGCCCTCACGCTATCCGAGTCCGAGCGGGACGAACTTAACAACGTCTGGCACCGGCTCAACGCCTGGCCGGACGCTCCCGCCGCCATCGAGAGGCTGCGCAGCCGCTACACAGTTGTCGTGCTGACCGTGCTGAGCTGGTCGATCGCGGTCGACTGCTCCAAGCACAACGGCATCGACTGGGACGGCATCCTGTCCTGCGAGTTCCTCGGCGACTACAAGCCCGACGCAGCCGCGTACCACGCAGGAGTAAGGCTGCTCAGGCTGGAGCCGAGTCAAGCGATGATGGTAGCCGCCCATCCCGGAGACCTCGGCGCAGCGGTGGCCG
This genomic interval from Dehalococcoidia bacterium contains the following:
- a CDS encoding nucleoside triphosphate pyrophosphohydrolase family protein, yielding MSRFTDAATQMADSVERFHRHFGIEASRDGIDYHSRLTLLMEEVGEHANAINKGHPVEEVLKEMADIAYVALGTLEMAGDDGAQAMMQVVDKNNSKTTTTHKLNPNTGKILKS
- a CDS encoding acyl-CoA/acyl-ACP dehydrogenase, giving the protein MDLTLNEIQTMLQTSAREFMEDQVPKTRVLEIDDSEAGFDPNLWEQMSELGWPSLAIPEEYGGLGQGWVDLGVVSEVMGYYACPSPLLSSAVLSAQAIMAAGSEDQKQAMLPPIAAGQQIFTLAYTEPDYSWSPRSVQLQASASNGGYVLNGTKLFIPDANVADRILVVARTSNGDSPEQGLSLLAVDRTAPGVSVRVMDGWIGPKACEVNFENVAVDSADVLGEPGEAWGAIEAAMDRATAVLCAFMAGGTQAVFDMTRDYSQSRIAFGVPIGTFQRVQDHVIDALTDADSAKWTAFEALWQLDEGMADAPVGVSTAKSVASLGFPRACDAAHHVHAGIGADLEYGLTQYTKRARTLQHYLGDHVYHKARMARLLSMAG
- a CDS encoding haloacid dehalogenase type II, which translates into the protein MVDLSQIKALTFDVGGTVFDWRGTIEAEVTELAKQQGADSLDVTEFAIDWRRGMFAKLARVRSRELPWMNADDLHRSVLDDVLDKHTALTLSESERDELNNVWHRLNAWPDAPAAIERLRSRYTVVVLTVLSWSIAVDCSKHNGIDWDGILSCEFLGDYKPDAAAYHAGVRLLRLEPSQAMMVAAHPGDLGAAVAAGLHSAFVMREGETHILTGPAGEPEEYDVNAKDFPELADLLLA